The Candidatus Limnocylindrales bacterium genome contains a region encoding:
- a CDS encoding LLM class flavin-dependent oxidoreductase — MRFGVFYELQLPKPWDATSEHRLVHEALAQVELADRLGYDYAWCVEHHFLDEYSHCSSPEVFLAAAAARTKNIRLGHGIRQVIPNYNHPARTAEGLGMLDLVSNGRVEFGIGEGATRLELGGFKIPAKEKRALALEAAAEIADMMVMEPYPGFEGVSFSMPCRNVLPKPLQKPHPPMWMACTNRDTIRVAAKNGVGALAFAFVDPDEARTWSKLYYDIIRSDECVPIGHSVNANLAMVSAFSVHHDRAEAIRRGQEGFDFFFYAINALVAQDALPGRSRLWESFREMRGTRTDDLVASAADPAYRGAGIGTPDDMRAHLHEFEDAGVDQVIFLQQAGHNRHEMICESLELFAGEVLDEFRSESGARQARKMQELAPWIDKALARRRKREPLRDDEIPVVGASRARAEVNRPESH; from the coding sequence ATGCGATTCGGCGTGTTCTACGAGCTTCAGCTACCGAAACCCTGGGACGCCACGAGCGAGCACCGACTCGTGCACGAGGCGCTTGCGCAGGTCGAGCTGGCCGACCGGCTCGGCTACGACTACGCGTGGTGCGTCGAGCATCATTTCCTCGACGAGTACTCGCACTGTTCGTCTCCCGAAGTCTTCCTTGCGGCGGCGGCGGCGCGCACGAAGAACATCCGTCTCGGTCACGGCATCCGCCAGGTGATCCCGAACTACAACCATCCCGCGCGCACCGCAGAAGGCCTCGGGATGCTCGACCTGGTCTCCAACGGCCGCGTCGAGTTCGGAATCGGCGAAGGCGCAACGCGGCTCGAGCTCGGGGGCTTCAAGATCCCGGCGAAGGAAAAGCGCGCGCTCGCGCTCGAAGCCGCAGCCGAGATTGCCGACATGATGGTCATGGAGCCGTACCCCGGCTTCGAAGGCGTCTCGTTCTCGATGCCTTGCCGCAACGTTCTGCCCAAGCCGCTGCAGAAACCGCATCCTCCGATGTGGATGGCCTGCACGAACCGCGACACGATTCGAGTCGCTGCGAAGAACGGCGTCGGCGCGCTCGCATTCGCTTTCGTCGATCCCGACGAGGCGCGCACGTGGAGCAAGCTCTACTACGACATCATCCGCAGCGATGAGTGCGTGCCGATCGGGCACAGCGTCAACGCCAACCTTGCGATGGTCTCGGCTTTCTCGGTGCACCACGATCGCGCGGAAGCGATCCGGCGCGGACAGGAAGGGTTCGATTTCTTCTTCTACGCGATCAACGCGCTGGTTGCGCAGGACGCGCTGCCAGGACGCTCGCGGCTCTGGGAATCGTTTCGGGAGATGCGTGGCACCCGCACGGACGACCTCGTCGCGTCCGCTGCAGATCCCGCCTATCGCGGCGCAGGAATCGGCACGCCCGACGACATGCGCGCGCACCTTCACGAATTCGAAGACGCGGGCGTCGACCAGGTGATCTTCCTGCAGCAGGCCGGTCACAACCGTCATGAGATGATCTGCGAGTCGCTCGAACTGTTCGCCGGCGAAGTGCTCGACGAGTTCCGCAGCGAGTCCGGCGCGCGCCAGGCGCGCAAGATGCAGGAGCTTGCGCCCTGGATCGACAAGGCGCTCGCGCGACGCCGAAAACGCGAGCCGCTACGCGACGACGAGATCCCCGTCGTGGGTGCCTCGCGCGCACGCGCCGAGGTCAACCGACCAGAATCGCACTGA
- the typA gene encoding translational GTPase TypA — MISSAPRRDDLRNVAIIAHVDHGKTTLVDAMLHQSGLFRANQHVVERVMDSNALERERGITILAKNTAVVYHNVRINIVDTPGHADFGGEVERTLAMVDGVMLLVDASEGPLPQTRFVLQKALSLGLVPIVCINKIDRADARIQEVLNEVYDLFIDLDAHESQLEFPVIYTNARVGTATTNLAEPATNLKALFDTIVAALPGPQGDPDAPVQFQCNNLDYNEYVGRLAIGRIKNGKLTKGQMFSLCRDGQPNRLVKITQLYSWKGFQRSESEECLAGDIVAVAGIEDILIGDTIGERENPIALPPIRVDEPTISMIFSANNGPWAGREGEHVTSRKLRERLYQEQRRNVSMRIEDTDSPDSIKVTGRGELQLGILIETMRREGYEMQVSRPTVVTRVIDGVRHEPMELLVIDVAEDYIGVVTQLLALRKGKMTKMLPAGTGRMRMEFKVPSRGLIGLRSRFLTETRGTGIMNALFDGWIPWTGTIEARTNGALVADREGVATPYSVFHLQERGVMFISPGTKVYEGMVIGEYSRDNDLDINIVREKKLTNMRASGHDEAVVITPARPMGLEAAVEWIADDELVEVTPKSIRLRKRMLRQNDRPKKKQEEEA, encoded by the coding sequence ATGATCAGCTCAGCTCCGCGCCGCGACGACCTGCGCAACGTCGCGATCATCGCCCACGTCGACCACGGCAAGACGACGCTCGTCGACGCCATGCTTCACCAGAGCGGCCTGTTCCGGGCCAACCAGCACGTGGTCGAACGCGTGATGGACTCGAACGCGCTCGAGCGCGAGCGCGGCATCACGATCCTCGCCAAGAACACGGCGGTCGTCTACCACAACGTCCGCATCAACATCGTCGACACGCCGGGCCACGCCGACTTCGGCGGCGAAGTCGAGCGCACGCTCGCGATGGTTGACGGCGTGATGCTGCTCGTCGACGCATCGGAGGGCCCGCTTCCGCAGACCCGCTTCGTGCTGCAGAAGGCGCTTTCGCTCGGGCTCGTGCCGATCGTCTGCATCAACAAGATCGACCGCGCCGACGCGCGCATCCAGGAAGTGCTGAACGAGGTCTACGATCTTTTCATCGACCTCGATGCGCACGAGAGCCAGCTCGAGTTCCCGGTCATCTATACGAACGCACGCGTCGGCACGGCGACGACCAATCTCGCGGAGCCGGCGACCAACCTGAAAGCCCTGTTCGACACCATCGTCGCGGCGCTGCCCGGGCCTCAGGGCGACCCCGACGCGCCCGTCCAGTTCCAGTGCAACAACCTCGACTACAACGAGTACGTCGGCCGGCTTGCCATCGGCCGCATCAAGAACGGCAAGCTCACCAAGGGCCAGATGTTCTCGCTGTGCCGCGACGGCCAGCCGAACCGGCTCGTCAAGATCACGCAGCTCTATTCGTGGAAGGGCTTCCAGCGCAGCGAGTCCGAGGAATGCCTGGCCGGCGACATCGTCGCCGTGGCCGGCATCGAGGACATCCTGATCGGAGACACGATCGGCGAGCGCGAGAACCCGATTGCACTGCCGCCGATCCGCGTCGATGAGCCGACGATCTCGATGATCTTCAGCGCCAACAACGGGCCGTGGGCCGGAAGAGAAGGCGAGCACGTCACGTCGCGCAAGCTGCGCGAGCGGCTCTACCAGGAGCAGCGCCGCAACGTCAGCATGCGCATCGAGGACACCGACTCGCCCGATTCGATCAAGGTGACCGGCCGCGGCGAGCTCCAGCTCGGCATCCTGATCGAGACCATGCGGCGCGAAGGCTACGAAATGCAGGTTTCCCGGCCGACCGTCGTCACCCGCGTGATCGACGGCGTGCGTCACGAGCCGATGGAGCTGCTCGTCATCGACGTGGCCGAGGACTACATCGGCGTCGTCACGCAGCTGCTCGCGCTGCGCAAGGGCAAGATGACCAAGATGCTGCCGGCCGGCACCGGGCGCATGCGCATGGAGTTCAAGGTTCCGTCGCGCGGCCTGATCGGCCTGCGCTCGCGGTTCCTGACCGAAACCCGCGGCACCGGCATCATGAACGCGCTGTTCGACGGCTGGATCCCGTGGACCGGGACCATCGAGGCCCGGACCAACGGCGCGCTCGTGGCCGACCGGGAAGGGGTCGCGACGCCGTACTCGGTCTTCCATCTGCAGGAGCGCGGCGTCATGTTCATTTCGCCGGGCACGAAAGTTTACGAAGGCATGGTCATAGGCGAATATTCGCGCGACAATGACCTCGACATCAACATCGTCCGCGAGAAGAAGCTGACGAACATGCGCGCGAGCGGCCACGACGAAGCGGTCGTGATCACTCCCGCCCGTCCGATGGGGCTCGAGGCGGCCGTCGAATGGATCGCGGACGATGAGCTGGTCGAAGTGACGCCGAAGTCGATCCGCCTTCGCAAGCGCATGCTGAGGCAGAACGACCGGCCGAAGAAGAAGCAGGAAGAAGAAGCCTGA
- a CDS encoding TolC family protein, with product MIFRVLLSTMLLFELACVTAIAGGMPSHGKPTGTISLDDAYAAALRQSPELAAASDEIRAREALAGQAARRPNPVVQTEVENIGVSGDRSGFDDTETTLLLSQLIELGGKRSKRARVAEIGRDLARWDFEAKRLDVLSRVRRAFITVLAAQARIDLVRERRRVATEEVNAATRSVSAGASSPFELSRARLTLERAGLELAQSESELRAARDSLAATWRGEAAAFTRATGKLEDLPRLPAENELARLVPSSPDVARWTSEREERRATLGLEEAGSVPDVTAGIGARHFSDNSDNALVFEVSVPLPLFDRNRDSVAAARARLSKAEHEAAAASAGALAAIHEAYRRCTAARENAERLAGSTLPAARAARENARSAFRQGAVRRIDVLEAERTVFELETEYVGVLEAAHLAAADVERLAAIELAHADAAGVR from the coding sequence ATGATTTTCCGTGTCCTTCTTTCGACCATGCTGTTGTTCGAGCTGGCGTGCGTGACAGCGATTGCGGGCGGTATGCCGTCACACGGCAAACCGACCGGCACGATTTCACTCGACGACGCCTATGCGGCAGCGCTTCGCCAGAGCCCGGAGCTTGCGGCGGCATCCGACGAGATCCGTGCGCGCGAAGCACTTGCCGGCCAGGCCGCGCGCCGTCCGAACCCCGTCGTTCAGACCGAGGTCGAAAACATCGGCGTCTCCGGGGATCGCAGCGGCTTCGACGATACCGAGACCACGCTGCTGCTGTCGCAGCTGATCGAGCTCGGAGGGAAAAGATCGAAGCGCGCGCGCGTCGCCGAGATCGGTCGCGATCTTGCGCGCTGGGACTTCGAGGCGAAGCGGCTCGACGTACTGTCGCGCGTGCGCCGCGCATTCATCACGGTGCTTGCCGCGCAGGCGCGGATCGATCTCGTGCGCGAGCGCCGGCGTGTCGCGACCGAGGAGGTCAACGCCGCGACTCGCAGCGTATCGGCCGGCGCCAGCTCGCCATTCGAGCTTTCGCGTGCGCGGCTCACTCTCGAACGGGCGGGGCTCGAGCTTGCGCAATCCGAGTCGGAGCTTCGTGCGGCGCGCGACTCGCTTGCTGCCACGTGGCGCGGCGAGGCCGCAGCCTTCACGAGAGCGACCGGCAAACTCGAAGACCTGCCGCGCCTGCCGGCCGAGAACGAGCTCGCACGACTGGTCCCGTCATCGCCGGACGTAGCCCGCTGGACCAGCGAACGGGAAGAACGCCGCGCGACGCTCGGGCTCGAAGAGGCCGGCAGCGTTCCCGACGTGACGGCGGGAATCGGCGCGCGGCATTTCAGCGACAATTCCGATAACGCACTGGTCTTCGAGGTGAGCGTTCCGCTGCCGCTGTTCGACAGGAACCGCGATTCGGTTGCAGCAGCGCGCGCGCGGCTTTCGAAAGCCGAACACGAGGCCGCGGCCGCATCGGCCGGGGCGCTCGCAGCGATCCACGAGGCGTACCGGCGATGCACGGCCGCGCGCGAGAACGCCGAACGTCTGGCGGGCTCCACGCTTCCGGCCGCGCGCGCGGCTCGCGAGAACGCGCGCTCGGCGTTCCGGCAGGGTGCGGTTCGCAGGATCGACGTGCTCGAAGCTGAGCGCACGGTCTTCGAGCTCGAGACCGAATATGTCGGTGTTCTCGAAGCGGCGCATCTGGCTGCGGCCGACGTCGAGCGGCTCGCGGCGATCGAGCTCGCGCACGCCGACGCTGCGGGTGTGCGATGA
- a CDS encoding efflux RND transporter periplasmic adaptor subunit produces the protein MRRHRVAATATSSRRIAAAIGAFSSLLAIAVASLPPVAFADEPAEDEHHAGQHVFTVEEFIHSGVTIVSAGPGIVDVAVELPAEVRPNGDRLAHIAPRFSGLVREVRKSVGDDVKAGEVLAVVESDNLSPFELRAAFAGTVIDRHIVAGETASPDKPAYIIADLSTVWVLISAYPQVLDLVRVGRPVRIAASRGGPEIESRVSYVSPIVEEETRMVTARVVVANPNGEWRPGLFVTATIENPVDAAIVVPRRAVQTVAGKPAVFVVAGERFEVRTVELGSSGRSTVEVRSGLAAGDRVASERSFLVKAELLKTEGGHED, from the coding sequence ATGAGACGCCATCGCGTTGCTGCGACTGCGACCAGCAGCCGCCGGATTGCTGCAGCGATCGGCGCGTTCTCGAGCCTTCTTGCGATTGCCGTTGCGTCTCTTCCTCCGGTCGCGTTCGCGGACGAGCCCGCCGAAGACGAGCACCACGCCGGCCAGCACGTATTCACCGTCGAGGAATTCATTCACTCGGGTGTCACCATCGTTTCCGCAGGCCCGGGAATCGTGGACGTCGCGGTCGAGCTTCCGGCCGAGGTGCGGCCGAACGGGGACCGGCTTGCGCATATCGCGCCGCGCTTTTCCGGCCTGGTTCGTGAAGTGCGCAAGTCCGTAGGCGACGACGTCAAGGCGGGCGAGGTGCTGGCCGTCGTCGAAAGCGACAATCTCTCGCCGTTCGAGCTTCGCGCAGCGTTCGCGGGGACGGTCATCGACCGGCACATCGTTGCGGGAGAGACCGCATCGCCCGACAAGCCGGCCTACATCATTGCCGATCTGTCCACGGTGTGGGTGCTCATCAGCGCTTATCCGCAGGTGCTCGATCTCGTCCGTGTCGGGCGGCCGGTACGGATCGCGGCGAGCCGCGGCGGACCGGAGATCGAATCGCGCGTCTCGTACGTCTCGCCGATCGTCGAAGAAGAAACGCGCATGGTGACGGCACGGGTCGTCGTCGCGAATCCGAACGGAGAATGGCGTCCGGGCCTGTTCGTGACGGCGACGATCGAAAATCCCGTCGATGCGGCGATCGTGGTGCCTCGTCGCGCCGTGCAGACCGTCGCAGGAAAGCCGGCCGTGTTCGTCGTCGCCGGCGAGCGCTTCGAGGTGCGTACGGTCGAGCTCGGCAGCAGCGGGCGGTCCACGGTCGAAGTCCGATCGGGTCTTGCCGCCGGCGACCGCGTCGCGAGCGAGCGTTCGTTCCTCGTCAAGGCGGAGCTTCTCAAAACGGAAGGCGGTCATGAGGACTGA
- a CDS encoding CusA/CzcA family heavy metal efflux RND transporter, whose protein sequence is MLERVLAFSITHRVFVVTMTLAAAMVGAWSLLRLPIDAVPDITNRQVQVNAVAPALSPVEVEKQVAYPLETAMAGVPGLVQTRSFSRNGFAQVTAVFDDGVDLYFARQQVSERLAAARDALPPGVEPLMGPITTGLGEIYMWTVKFDHPRGEGAEHAHGGPGWRADGSYLTPEGERLVSETELLAYLRTVQDWLIRPQLKNVRGVAGIDSIGGYVKQYHVEPDLQRMTAHGLTFEDVIERIEKNNRSSGAGYIEHNGESVTVRTAGQLTTVADLEQIPLVVSRGAPVRLKEVASVRIGKELRTGTATENGEEVVLGTALMLVGANSRTVAAAVDRRIGEINRTLPPDIHATTVLDRTSLVDATIGTVARNLFEGALLVIVILLLTLGNFRAACITAAAIPLSMLLTSVAMVEGRISGNLMSLGAIDFGLIVDGAVIIVENALRRLGERQQVLGRPLDREERLPLVLAASKEVLTAAAFGAAIIVTVYVPVLALTGIEGKMFRPMALTVICALLSAFVLSMTFVPAMVALVITGRVRESESRVVALAKRAYEPALRVALRARGAVVASAVLLFGVCLVLFRGLGQEFAPTLAELDVVIQAFRIPGTSLSEATIMQRDIERRLETLPEVAFVFSRTGTAEMASDPMPPYLSDTFVVLKPRNEWPRPGDTKEDVRARMEEAVGELPGSGYEFTQPIEMRFNELLAGVRGDLAVKVFGDEFASLQPVAAKIAGVLDSIDGAAEVRVEQVEGAPAASVVVNRSALSRYGLSVSDVEDVVSVGVGGRVAGQLFEGDRRFDIVVRLPEQLRSDVSLLERLPVPILHEQRSSGGALEAVLEDLPPHLDYLPLSAVADVHIAEGLNQVSRENGKRRIVVQSNVRERDLGSFVEEARRRIAAEVSLPPGTWLEWGGQYENLVEAKARLMVVVPACFLVICLLLYWTFGSARLAAMVFSGVPLAICGGIVGLWLRAMPFSISAAVGFIALSGVAVLNGLVMVTFIDQLLEKGAAQPAVQASVQAPVMEDAIIRGAMTRLRPVLMTALVASLGFVPMALATGTGAEVQRPLATVVIGGLVSSTILTLFVLPVLYSLMRVRERVRG, encoded by the coding sequence ATGCTTGAGCGCGTGCTCGCCTTTTCGATCACGCATCGCGTGTTCGTCGTGACGATGACGCTTGCGGCCGCGATGGTCGGAGCGTGGTCGCTGCTGCGTCTGCCGATCGATGCGGTGCCCGACATCACCAACCGCCAGGTGCAGGTCAACGCCGTCGCCCCGGCGCTGTCGCCTGTGGAAGTGGAAAAACAGGTCGCCTATCCGCTCGAGACGGCGATGGCCGGCGTTCCCGGTCTCGTCCAGACGCGCTCGTTCTCGCGAAACGGGTTCGCGCAGGTCACCGCCGTCTTCGACGACGGCGTCGATCTGTACTTTGCCCGCCAGCAGGTCAGCGAGCGTCTCGCGGCGGCGAGGGACGCACTGCCGCCGGGCGTCGAGCCATTGATGGGGCCGATCACCACCGGTCTCGGCGAGATCTACATGTGGACGGTCAAGTTCGATCATCCTCGCGGCGAGGGAGCCGAGCATGCCCACGGCGGTCCGGGCTGGCGCGCCGACGGTTCCTATCTCACGCCGGAAGGCGAGCGGCTGGTGAGCGAAACCGAGCTGCTCGCGTATCTCCGCACCGTGCAGGACTGGCTCATCCGTCCCCAGCTCAAGAACGTTCGCGGAGTCGCCGGAATCGATTCGATCGGCGGCTACGTCAAGCAGTACCACGTCGAGCCGGACCTGCAGCGCATGACCGCGCACGGACTGACGTTCGAAGACGTCATCGAGCGCATCGAGAAGAACAATCGCAGCTCCGGCGCCGGCTACATCGAGCACAACGGCGAGTCCGTCACGGTGCGCACTGCCGGGCAGCTGACGACCGTTGCCGACCTCGAGCAGATCCCGCTCGTGGTCAGCCGCGGTGCTCCCGTGCGGCTGAAGGAAGTCGCCAGCGTACGGATCGGCAAGGAGCTGCGCACGGGTACCGCCACCGAAAATGGCGAAGAGGTCGTGCTCGGCACCGCGCTGATGCTGGTCGGTGCGAACAGCCGCACGGTCGCAGCGGCTGTCGATCGCCGCATCGGCGAGATCAACCGCACGCTTCCTCCCGACATCCATGCGACGACTGTCCTCGACCGCACGTCACTGGTCGATGCGACGATCGGCACGGTTGCGAGAAACCTGTTCGAAGGCGCGCTTCTGGTCATCGTGATCCTGCTGCTGACGCTCGGGAATTTTCGCGCTGCCTGCATCACGGCGGCCGCCATCCCGCTGTCGATGCTGCTGACGTCGGTCGCGATGGTCGAAGGCAGGATCAGCGGCAACCTCATGAGCCTCGGTGCGATCGATTTCGGGCTGATCGTCGACGGTGCCGTCATCATCGTGGAGAACGCGCTGCGGCGTCTCGGCGAACGCCAGCAGGTGCTCGGCCGTCCGCTCGATCGCGAAGAGCGGCTTCCTCTCGTGCTGGCGGCGAGCAAAGAGGTTCTTACTGCCGCTGCGTTCGGCGCGGCCATCATCGTGACGGTCTACGTTCCGGTGCTGGCGCTGACCGGGATCGAAGGAAAGATGTTCCGGCCGATGGCGCTCACCGTCATCTGCGCGCTGCTGTCGGCGTTCGTGCTGTCGATGACGTTCGTGCCGGCCATGGTTGCCCTCGTGATCACCGGGCGCGTGCGCGAATCCGAGAGCCGCGTGGTTGCGCTCGCCAAGCGGGCCTACGAGCCCGCGCTTCGCGTGGCGCTGCGGGCGCGCGGCGCCGTCGTGGCATCTGCAGTCCTTCTGTTCGGCGTCTGTCTCGTGCTGTTCCGCGGGCTCGGCCAGGAGTTCGCGCCGACGCTCGCGGAGCTCGACGTGGTGATCCAGGCCTTTCGCATTCCGGGCACCAGTCTCAGCGAAGCCACGATCATGCAGCGCGACATCGAACGGCGCCTCGAAACGCTGCCCGAGGTCGCATTCGTCTTCTCACGCACCGGAACCGCCGAAATGGCATCGGATCCGATGCCGCCGTACCTGTCGGATACCTTCGTCGTGCTGAAACCCCGAAACGAGTGGCCAAGGCCCGGCGATACGAAGGAAGACGTGCGCGCGCGCATGGAAGAAGCAGTGGGCGAGCTTCCGGGCAGCGGATACGAATTCACGCAGCCGATCGAGATGCGCTTCAACGAATTGCTGGCGGGAGTGCGAGGCGATCTCGCGGTCAAGGTGTTCGGCGACGAGTTTGCGAGCCTCCAGCCGGTCGCCGCAAAAATCGCCGGCGTGCTGGATTCGATCGACGGGGCTGCGGAAGTGCGCGTCGAACAGGTCGAAGGTGCTCCGGCAGCGAGCGTCGTCGTGAACCGAAGTGCGCTGTCGCGTTATGGCCTTTCGGTCTCGGATGTCGAAGATGTGGTTTCGGTGGGCGTCGGCGGGCGCGTAGCGGGGCAGCTGTTCGAAGGCGATCGCCGGTTCGACATCGTCGTGCGGCTGCCGGAACAGCTTCGCAGCGACGTCAGCCTGCTCGAGCGCCTGCCGGTGCCGATCCTTCACGAGCAGCGCTCGTCCGGCGGAGCGCTCGAAGCCGTGCTCGAGGATCTGCCGCCGCACCTCGACTACCTGCCGCTGTCGGCCGTTGCGGACGTCCACATCGCCGAGGGACTGAATCAGGTCAGCCGCGAGAACGGCAAGCGACGCATCGTCGTCCAGAGCAACGTCCGCGAGCGCGATCTCGGTTCGTTCGTCGAGGAAGCCAGGCGCCGGATTGCGGCGGAAGTTTCGCTTCCGCCCGGAACCTGGCTGGAGTGGGGCGGACAGTACGAGAACCTGGTCGAAGCCAAGGCGCGTCTCATGGTCGTGGTTCCGGCCTGCTTCCTCGTGATCTGCCTGCTTCTGTACTGGACGTTCGGCAGTGCGCGCCTGGCGGCGATGGTCTTCTCCGGTGTACCGCTGGCGATCTGCGGAGGGATCGTCGGACTGTGGCTGCGCGCGATGCCGTTCTCGATTTCTGCGGCGGTCGGTTTCATCGCGCTGTCCGGCGTCGCCGTTCTCAATGGTCTCGTCATGGTCACGTTCATCGATCAGCTGCTCGAGAAGGGTGCCGCGCAGCCTGCCGTGCAGGCGTCCGTGCAAGCCCCCGTGATGGAAGACGCCATCATTCGCGGAGCGATGACGCGACTGCGTCCGGTGCTGATGACGGCGCTCGTCGCATCTCTCGGCTTCGTGCCGATGGCGCTTGCGACGGGCACGGGAGCCGAGGTCCAGCGTCCGCTTGCGACCGTCGTGATCGGCGGCCTCGTATCGAGCACGATCCTGACGCTGTTCGTGCTGCCGGTGCTGTACTCGCTGATGCGCGTGCGCGAGCGTGTTCGAGGATGA